The Streptomyces sp. NBC_01551 genomic sequence CGCCGAGGCGGGCAGCGAGCAGGGAGGTGAAGACGTTGACCCGCCACCAGGGGACGGCGTAGTCGGAGGTCTGCTCGTGGGAGCCGGCCCGGTCGAAGATGCGCCGGCCCTGGGCGAGGAGCTGTCTCGCGGTGGTGTGGTCGCCGCGGAGGGCAGCAGCGTGGGCCTTGCCGAAGACGGCGTTCAGCAGGCCCAGGGACGGGCGGTCGCTGATGGTGATGGCCTGGTCGGCGAACACGTCCGCGATCGGGAGGGCGGCGCCTTCGTAGCCGAGGGCGATCGCGGCGCGGCCGCGGACCCAGACGCGGGTGTCGACGTCTTCGGAGGCGTCGGCGGCCTTCGCGGCCATGCGGTACCAGTGCACCGCCTTCGCGCCGTCCGAGCCGGGGAACGTCTTCGCGTAGAGGGTCATCAGGCGGGCGGCGACGGACCACAGGCGGGGGTCGTCGAGCTGCTGCTGGACGGTGACGAGCTCGGCGCTCACGCGGCGCTGAATGTCCGCGGCACCCAGGCTCATGTACTCGGTGCCGTACGTGGCCAGCTTGGCCTCCCATGCCTCCACGGTGGGGCCGCCGGTCAGGCGGGCGGCGAACCCCGCGCTGAGGAGGTCGGAGGCCACCACAGGAGCTATCGCGGCGCCGGCCGCGTCGGTGAGGAACTCACATCGGTCCACTTGACCCTCCAGAACGGCCAGCGGCACGTCCAGCACCACGGACAGGCACCGCAAGTAGTAGGCGCCCGGCGTCACCACGCCGCGCTCCCACCGGGACACGTACTCGCGGGTCAGGGCTGTCCCGTACCGGGCGTTGATCTGATCGGACAGCCTGCCCTGCGACCATCCTCGCGCGGTACGCAGGTCTCTGATCAAGTCCCCGAGGTCCATATCCTCATCTTGCCCCTACCGATGCCCCTGGTGAGGGGACATCAGATCACCGACGGTATGCCTGCGGGGGCACGTCGAAGGGCGCCGGCGGGCGGTCGAGGAGCGGTGAGCGGCATGACGTACGACATCAGGCCCGGAGCACCAGGCGGAGGCCAGGGCGAAGCGGTGCACGTGACGCTCCCCCGGCGCGATCCCGAACCCGCGCCGGGCTGCGGAGTGCGCGGGCGCCGCGGGACGCCGTTCTGCGTGCCGGCGGGCCGGGGATATGTCCGGGGTGTCCGACTGCAACGTGGTCGTCCGCCGCCACCCCCACGCCTGACCGGGGGTGCGAGGTGATCGACCGGACGGACATCGGGGAGCGCGTCCAGGACGTGTACGGCAGGATCGGGATCCTGCGGGACATCGACCCCGCATGGGAGGACCCCTCCGACCCGCCCGGCGGCCGCCGTCGGCAGGTGGTGGCGTTCATCCCCCCGGAGCGCGGCGGGCGTGAGTGGCACGCCGACCCGACGACCGTGCAACGGGCGTGAAGAGCCGGCTTTCCCTGTCGCGTTCCGCCGGCCTTCGTGGGGCGGAGTCGGGACACGAACCGCTCAACGGCTGGTGAGGTTTGGGCGGCCCGGTGGTACTGCTGCCCCCAGAGCGCTCTGGGCACCGGGCCTCACCCACGCACGCCATATCGGCGCAGGCTGACCACGACCCTAACCGGCGCCCCCACCGGTCGAGGCACGGCCCGGAAAACTGGTCCTGGCACCTGACGGCTGCCACCACCGCTCGCGGTGACATCGTTCCCCCGACGACAGCAGCAGGGGACGGAAGGCGTCAGGCACCAGGACCGGGGTTCCGCCCCGGGCAGGCCGAGGAGAACGGCAGGGCGTGCCCGGGACGGCATGCACCCGGCCCTTCAACGACCGGGCACACCACGGGTTCCGCGCCCTGGCCACCGGGGTGCGAACCTCGCGGTTCTACGCATCCGGCCGGCCTGCGAACCGGCCCCCGAGGTGTGGGCGCGCCCACGCGGACATGCGGGGGGCAAACAGCGCACTGAGCGTCTTTCAGAGGCATCCCTGGCGGGGTGCGCGGTCAGGCCCAGAACGCGTCGGTGACGGTGATCTGGGGGTCGGCGTGGCGGCGGATGAAGGTGAAGATGAGCCAGCCGCGGCCACCGGCGAGGTCTGCGATGTGCGGGCCTCCCGGACTGGTCGAGGCCAGGGGCCGGACGGTGATCCAGTGCGGCAGCGACGCATCCGCGTCGATGCCCCGGTAGTAGGGATCCGGGGTGGTGATCAGCTCGGCGCGGGCTGACAGGACCAGCTGCTTGCCGTCCTCGGGCATGCTCTCGAATTCCTGGAGCGCCTCTGCCGTCCAGTCCATCTTCCAGGGCGGGAGTGGGAGCTCATCGGTCACCGACCGGGCTCCACAACAGCCGCTTGGCGGCGCAGCCGGCTGTACTCGGCCAGGAGCCGGGCGGACTCCTCGGGGTCCTCGGACTTCGCGGCGGCGGCTTCGAGGTCGCGCAGGTGGGCTTCCAGTCCGGGGTCGCGGGCGATGGCGTACTGGGTCCACCACAGGCGCATGAAGGCCGGTACCGGGGTGAGGTTGAAGGCGTCGCCGATCGCGCGGCGCCAGTGGGCCTCGAAGTCCGGCAGCAGATGCGGGGCGTGTTCCTGGATGGCCAGGCGCAGGGCCTGTGGGGTGCGTTCGGGCATCGGCGGCACCTGGCGGGGCTTCTCGCCGCCGGGGCCGTCGAAGTGGATGGGCTGCGCTGTCATGAGAAGGGACTCCTGGTCTGGCTGCGGTCCGGCCCTTTCAGGCGGCGTTCTGGTCGGCGCCGGGGGCCGACGGACGCTGTGCCATGTACTGCTCGAACCACTCAGCCGGCACGAGGTAGGCCAGGGTCTTGCCCTTGCGGGTGATCGCGGCGGGTTCCCCCGCGATCCGGGTGCGGTCGAGGATCTCGCCCATCTGCTTGCGGAGGTCGATCGTCGTGTACGTCTTCGGCTCCATCCCCCCAACCTACCCCAACTATCATAGTTGCGATAGTTACGCCCTCGCTCATGCACCCCAGAGGGACGTATCGCCGGGCGGTACTCGGCGCTCCCGGAGTGAGGCAGTCAGGTCGGTGGACGGGAGTGGCGTAGGGAGTAGGGGCGGGATGGTCTGGCTGGACGTCCATGACGATCCAGCGGAGGGCCGGGGCGGCGGGGCCTACACGACAGCCCGCCCGCCACCGAGTAGTGGCGGCCGCGCTGGGGTCTCCGAGGCGGTCGTGAGGCGGATCGGATGCCGATGTCGTGGCTTTCTACTGCTGATGTCCGGATGACCGTTGCGGCCGGCTTGTCAGTGGTGGGTGAGCGCGGCGAGTCCCGCACGGGAGGAGACCAGCAGGCGGCCTCGCGGCGTCACGGTCCGGGCTTCGGAGAACCACGGACCGTCCACCACCTGTCCGGCCGGCTCCCGGCCGGTCAGGTCCCACACCCGCAGGACCTGGCTCGAAATGTCGTAGCGCGGCCCGTCGGCATAGACAGACGGGGCACGGGTGACCGCCACCGGACGGCCCTCCACCAGTCCGGCCGAAACCGAGAACGGCTCAGTGGTGGGGCGGCTGTAGAGCTGTTCGCAGGTGACCAGGTCCCACACCCGCATCGTGTCGTCCGCACCCCCAGTGACGGCGATCGCACGGCCGTCCAGCACCGTCGTCGCCACATCCTGTACCAGCCCGTCATGACCGGTCAGCTCCCCGAGCGGCCGGCCCGTGGCCAGGTCGATGACCTGCAGGGGACCCTCGGCCTCGCTGGTGACGGCGATCGGGCGGTCGCCGTGCATCGCCGTGGCCGCCGCCCACACATCACCGCAGGAGCGGACCAGATGGTCGCCGATCTGTTCACAGGTGGCCAGGTCCCACAGCCGCGCCGTCCCATCATCGCCCGCGGTGACGACCACCGGACGGCCGTTCAAGACCGTTGCCGCAACCGCGTTCACCGGGCCCCGGTAGAGCTCGAGCATCTGCCCGACCTGCTCGCGGGCACCCAAGTCCCAGACACGCGCCGTACCGTCCTCGCTGCCGGTGACAGCGACCGGACGGCCGTCCAGCACCGCCGTCGCCAGACACCGTACGGAGTCTTCGTGGCCGGTGAGAGGTTCGCCGACCAGCAGGCCCGTGGCCATGTCCAGCATCCGCACCGTCGCGTCCTCGGTCCCGACGACGGCGACCTCACGGCCATCCAGGACGGTGCCCGCCACCGCATTGACCCAGCAACTGCCCGAGACAGCCTCGATCCTGCTGTCCCAGTCCGTCCGCCACTGCACGCCGGAACTCTCACCCGCCTGCCCGCCAGGCATGCCCCCGGAACCCGCAGGGAACACCATTCCCTCCCCGGCCGGGGCTATTGCGGCCGGAACACCGTCACTCTGCTCAATGTGGGACATGCACGCCACCCTAAGACCGGCCACTGACAGCCGTGAGACGGGCATCTCTCCCGCATGGGCGGAGTGTTCAGCACTGAGCCGATGCCGGAGGAGCTGTTCACCAGGCAGCGGATACAGCAGTTTGAGCGACCGCTGAAGGCGGTGCATGAGCCGGGCGGAGCCAGCTCAGCACAGGAGGGCCTGCCCTACAGTCACAGTAAGTAAATGGGGACAGAGCCCGGCCGTGGCCGCCCACATCGAAGCCCGACCAGGACGACCGCGCTCGCGTTCCCAGCCGCGGACCTCCCCGCCGAGTATCCGGCCCTACAAGGCGGCGGCGGCCGGACCCGTCGCCTCCCGGGTTTCCGGTCCGCCGGCAACGATGATCCGGCGCAGGACTTCGTGGTAACCCGGCCAGTCGTCGCTGCGTCCGAACCAATCCATCTCGACCACGTGATGCAGATGAAGCTGCATCTCCCGCAGCGCCGTCGCCTTCGCCGCAGCTACAAGCCTGCGGTTCTCCTCGCTGTCGGTGGCACCGTCAAGGACGCCACGCAGAGCCCTCTCCCAGCCCATGACCCACATCCTTGCCCCGTCGTGGTGGCTCATGTGGTAGCCCACCTCCAACAGCGATGACTGCTGGCGCGTCAGCTCTCCCCCGAGTACCCAGGAAACAGCGACCGCGGCCGCCTCCTGAACCAACTTCACATCATCAGGGCCATGGCTATAGGTGTTTATCTCATCCATGATCACGATCGTATTCGGGCCAGGGCGGGTGGCGCGCTGCCCATACCCGCGGACACTGCGTCCCCGGGTCCATGGAGACGCCAAAGCCCCAGGCCCTGGATGTGAGCGCCGGTGGTCCCCGCGCAGTCAGGCAGGGCCTCAGTAACTGCTCATGCCCAGCGCCATGATGCCGCCCGGCTGTGGGACGCTCGCAGCAAGGATGCTCAGGTCGACGGCGGTGTCTGCGTTCACGGCCTCCGGAGCCCGGAGAACGGCCTCGATGACCTGGCCGAGCGGGAAGTCACGACGGTACAGACAGACATCCGCCCGCCCGAGGGACGGCAGCCGGGCCGGAAAGTGACCGAGCTCCTCCACGGCGGCGAGCCTGGACTCCACATCGGCCACCGCACGAGGAGAAGCCCGGTGATGTCCCGCCAGCTGAAGCAAACGCGACATCGGGACGATGCACAGACCCGGTACATAGCCGAACAGCTTGGACCTGCCGGTGCGATGCCCCGCCTCCACCAGCGCGAGGAACTCCTCACCGATGTCCCCAGGCACTGCTGCCGATTCGTTCATACCGCGATAGTTCCACCCACGCCCCGGCCCTCCCGCAGCGGGGCTATCACCAGCGTCGACCGCCACCCCGACCCCGCCGGTCACGGTCGCCTCCATCGAAACCTGACCAGGACCACCGCACTCGCGTTCCCGGGCGCGGACGTCCCCGCCGAGTGCCCGGCACTACAACACGGCGTCAGCCTGGGCAGGAGTACACGAAGCTACGGAAACGCTGGTCTCGAACGCTCAGGGTGGTCGCCTTGGCCAGCGGCCTGCACGAGAGGACCCTGGGGTTGTGGCCAGGAAGATCATTCGACGGTGTTCTCAGTGCGGCAACCAGCTTCCGCCGGAGTCGAGAAAATCACGCCGGTACTGCTCGGCGTCCTGCCGCACGAGGGCCTGGCGGCAGTGGCGGGCCCGCCGTGCGGCACTCGACGCCGGCGGCGAGGCCCTACAAGCCCTGGCGGAGGGACGCCGCCATCCCTGGCCCCAGTCCGCGTGCCCGGAGTGCCGTTCCACCTGGTACCCCAGCGCGGCACCGTTCGGCCGACGGAAACGCTCGGACAGCCAGTA encodes the following:
- a CDS encoding helix-turn-helix domain-containing protein is translated as MDLGDLIRDLRTARGWSQGRLSDQINARYGTALTREYVSRWERGVVTPGAYYLRCLSVVLDVPLAVLEGQVDRCEFLTDAAGAAIAPVVASDLLSAGFAARLTGGPTVEAWEAKLATYGTEYMSLGAADIQRRVSAELVTVQQQLDDPRLWSVAARLMTLYAKTFPGSDGAKAVHWYRMAAKAADASEDVDTRVWVRGRAAIALGYEGAALPIADVFADQAITISDRPSLGLLNAVFGKAHAAALRGDHTTARQLLAQGRRIFDRAGSHEQTSDYAVPWWRVNVFTSLLAARLGDETTAVAAQDAARAELPATLPRFATHLEMHRGLMLARSGDTAAGTVHARAALDALPPEKHSLTLRLLMTEVEQS
- a CDS encoding DUF6247 family protein: MTAQPIHFDGPGGEKPRQVPPMPERTPQALRLAIQEHAPHLLPDFEAHWRRAIGDAFNLTPVPAFMRLWWTQYAIARDPGLEAHLRDLEAAAAKSEDPEESARLLAEYSRLRRQAAVVEPGR
- a CDS encoding type II toxin-antitoxin system Phd/YefM family antitoxin; amino-acid sequence: MEPKTYTTIDLRKQMGEILDRTRIAGEPAAITRKGKTLAYLVPAEWFEQYMAQRPSAPGADQNAA